The Carnobacterium divergens genome includes a window with the following:
- a CDS encoding WxL domain-containing protein produces the protein MKMTKLMATTAVLASTLVLGNVVASAEAGTLPATYETDTTVKFSPSDEITPPVDPLDPEKPTTPVDPEDPDKPINPGTNGPLSIDFASPLYFGENKIVSSDKDYFAEAQPLSDGTTRPNYVQVTDNRGGEQGWTLQVKQNGQFKSKTSNRELTGAQISFTNGQVATATDSKVPSLIATEFTLVADGTGAAQNVMTAKAGEGAGTHIYRSGDDAAKATSVKLAVPGKLTKLAETYTTTLTYTLTDVPGNDTPE, from the coding sequence ATGAAAATGACAAAATTAATGGCAACAACAGCAGTATTAGCAAGCACACTTGTATTAGGAAACGTAGTAGCATCAGCAGAAGCAGGGACATTACCAGCAACATACGAAACAGATACAACAGTGAAATTTTCACCAAGTGATGAAATTACACCACCAGTCGATCCATTAGATCCAGAAAAACCAACAACACCAGTTGATCCAGAAGATCCAGATAAACCAATCAACCCAGGTACAAACGGACCTTTGAGTATCGATTTTGCGTCCCCATTATACTTTGGTGAAAACAAAATTGTTTCAAGCGATAAAGATTATTTCGCAGAAGCTCAACCTCTATCAGATGGAACAACACGTCCAAATTACGTTCAAGTAACAGACAACCGTGGAGGCGAACAAGGTTGGACTTTACAAGTAAAACAAAACGGGCAATTCAAATCAAAAACATCTAACCGTGAATTAACCGGTGCACAAATTTCATTTACAAATGGTCAAGTTGCAACAGCAACGGATTCAAAAGTACCTTCACTTATTGCAACTGAATTCACCTTAGTTGCCGACGGTACAGGGGCAGCACAAAATGTAATGACAGCAAAAGCTGGCGAAGGTGCTGGAACACATATTTATCGTTCAGGTGATGATGCCGCTAAAGCAACAAGTGTTAAATTAGCCGTTCCAGGTAAATTAACAAAGCTTGCTGAAACATATACAACAACATTAACGTACACATTAACAGATGTACCAGGCAACGACACACCAGAGTAA
- a CDS encoding helix-turn-helix domain-containing protein gives MQKFLEKSDSRKIEVINFLEESYLQQASISTISKNLKISEFILVRTVNELIEDIEKYQLSHYFTLSKTDKVILLKKSGAASINLLLWIYLKQSLSFELLDEIFKGTFENINYYSEKNFVSYTKIYKRLMEIKKILNEHDIRLSSKFKLAGDEMNIRMFFYQFYVPVFNQIEFPFADELKAVSQELITNLEKIEQKSFSEATKTKLSFFIGVMFNRIGTDCYLFNASKIKDKELPREQYHEAIYLTIIDFVKTYTGIEQQNFLIAEANFIFAFLIGETIIKEQSTEKKAIKKISFQTEKSEYQLFSNFLMEELSRYLAKDIPDDLKEQFLQQLDFIHFKVFYFERINTEFTKNMNVEYIKENYWDAYHFSIEFLEKISKEKGYRNIALNKEFLFYQYLFIIINTFPPAFFMKPIKICVDFSLGVNYNQMILTNLQTFSYLNIEVSDTLTSETDLLISDYYFNEKLVNCEYLVWNMPPTASDWANVGEALMRIKKSKETEGIVNG, from the coding sequence TTGCAGAAATTTTTAGAAAAATCAGATAGCCGAAAAATTGAAGTAATAAATTTTTTAGAAGAAAGCTATTTGCAACAAGCTTCAATTTCGACAATTAGCAAAAATCTAAAAATATCAGAATTCATTCTAGTGAGAACTGTAAATGAATTGATTGAAGATATCGAAAAATATCAATTAAGCCATTATTTTACGCTCTCTAAAACAGACAAGGTGATTCTTTTAAAAAAGTCTGGGGCAGCTTCAATTAATTTACTTCTTTGGATTTATTTGAAGCAATCTCTATCCTTTGAGTTACTGGATGAAATTTTTAAAGGAACATTTGAAAACATCAATTACTATTCTGAAAAAAACTTTGTCAGTTACACCAAGATTTACAAACGGCTAATGGAGATTAAAAAAATACTGAATGAACACGACATTCGTCTCTCTTCGAAATTCAAATTAGCAGGCGATGAAATGAATATTCGCATGTTTTTTTATCAATTTTACGTGCCTGTTTTCAATCAAATAGAATTTCCCTTTGCAGATGAATTAAAGGCGGTTTCTCAAGAGTTAATTACTAATTTAGAAAAAATTGAGCAAAAATCGTTTTCCGAAGCGACAAAGACCAAATTGTCTTTTTTTATTGGGGTGATGTTTAATAGAATTGGGACAGATTGTTATTTGTTTAATGCTAGCAAAATAAAAGACAAAGAGCTTCCCAGAGAGCAGTATCATGAAGCCATCTATCTAACGATTATTGATTTTGTTAAAACCTATACGGGAATTGAACAACAAAACTTTTTAATTGCTGAGGCGAACTTTATTTTTGCTTTTTTAATTGGTGAAACGATTATTAAAGAGCAATCTACTGAAAAAAAAGCGATAAAAAAAATCTCATTTCAAACAGAAAAAAGTGAGTATCAGCTATTTTCTAATTTTTTAATGGAAGAACTTAGTCGTTACCTAGCCAAAGACATTCCAGACGATTTAAAAGAACAATTTTTACAGCAACTAGATTTTATTCACTTTAAAGTCTTTTATTTTGAGCGAATCAACACAGAGTTTACGAAAAATATGAATGTGGAATACATTAAGGAAAATTATTGGGACGCATATCATTTTTCAATTGAATTTTTAGAAAAAATTTCAAAGGAAAAAGGATACCGAAATATCGCGTTAAATAAAGAATTTTTGTTTTATCAATATCTATTTATTATTATCAACACCTTTCCACCAGCCTTTTTTATGAAACCGATTAAAATTTGTGTTGATTTTTCACTAGGTGTGAACTACAATCAAATGATTTTGACGAACTTGCAAACCTTTAGTTACTTGAATATTGAAGTTTCGGATACTTTAACTAGCGAGACCGATTTATTAATTTCAGACTATTACTTTAATGAAAAGCTAGTGAATTGTGAATATTTGGTTTGGAATATGCCTCCAACAGCATCTGATTGGGCAAATGTTGGAGAAGCGTTAATGAGAATTAAAAAAAGCAAAGAAACAGAGGGCATTGTAAATGGATAA
- the gorA gene encoding glutathione-disulfide reductase, giving the protein MTKKYDYIAIGGGSGGIASINRAASYGMKCALIEPKELGGTCVNVGCVPKKVMWHGAQLNEAMHLYAPDYGFSVDVTEFNFQKLVDSRESYIDRIHQSYQRGLDNNKVDLIKGYATFIDEKTIEVNGEQLTADHILIATGGKPTIPSIPGAEYGIDSNGFFALRSLPKKVAVIGAGYIAVELAGVLNGLGSETHLFVRKETPLRNFDPLVVEGLVEAMKQDGPTLHTNAIPKSVEKNADATLTITFENGTKETVDTLIWAIGRTPVTETLKLEHTSVEVNEKGYIKVDDYQNTTVKGIYAVGDITGRVELTPVAVAAGRRLSERLFNNKPDEHLDYHNIPTVVFSHPPIGTVGLTEPEARAQFGDEVKIYQSSFTSMYTAVTSHRQLCRMKLVCVGKEEKVVGLHGIGYGVDEMIQGFAVAIKMGATKADFDNTVAIHPTGSEEFVTMR; this is encoded by the coding sequence ATGACAAAAAAATACGATTATATCGCAATTGGCGGAGGAAGTGGCGGGATTGCTTCTATCAATCGAGCAGCAAGCTATGGCATGAAATGTGCCTTAATAGAACCAAAAGAATTAGGCGGAACCTGTGTAAATGTAGGGTGTGTTCCCAAAAAAGTAATGTGGCATGGCGCCCAATTAAACGAAGCCATGCACTTATATGCACCGGACTACGGATTTTCAGTAGATGTAACCGAATTTAATTTTCAAAAATTAGTTGACAGTCGTGAAAGCTACATTGACCGTATTCATCAATCCTATCAAAGAGGCTTAGATAATAACAAGGTTGACCTTATCAAAGGGTATGCAACCTTTATTGATGAGAAAACGATTGAAGTGAACGGCGAACAATTAACAGCCGATCATATTTTAATTGCAACAGGTGGAAAACCGACAATCCCATCAATTCCAGGAGCGGAATACGGCATTGATTCTAATGGATTTTTTGCACTACGCTCGTTGCCAAAAAAAGTAGCAGTGATTGGTGCGGGTTACATCGCAGTTGAATTAGCCGGAGTATTAAATGGACTAGGTTCTGAAACGCATCTCTTCGTTCGTAAAGAAACCCCACTTAGAAACTTTGATCCACTAGTGGTAGAAGGGCTAGTGGAAGCAATGAAACAAGATGGGCCAACGCTACACACGAACGCGATTCCAAAATCTGTGGAAAAAAATGCAGATGCTACTTTGACCATCACTTTTGAAAATGGAACAAAAGAAACGGTGGATACCTTAATCTGGGCCATTGGACGGACACCCGTAACCGAAACCTTGAAATTAGAACATACATCTGTTGAAGTGAATGAAAAAGGCTACATTAAAGTCGACGATTATCAAAATACAACCGTCAAAGGTATTTATGCAGTTGGAGACATTACAGGTCGCGTTGAGTTGACTCCTGTAGCTGTAGCAGCTGGACGTCGTTTATCTGAGCGCTTATTTAATAACAAGCCAGATGAACACCTTGACTATCACAACATCCCAACGGTAGTATTTAGCCACCCACCTATTGGAACTGTAGGCTTAACAGAACCAGAAGCAAGGGCACAATTTGGTGACGAGGTTAAAATTTATCAATCTTCTTTTACCTCAATGTATACAGCAGTCACAAGTCATCGTCAATTATGTCGAATGAAACTAGTTTGTGTTGGGAAAGAAGAAAAAGTAGTCGGGCTCCACGGTATTGGATATGGTGTGGATGAAATGATTCAAGGATTCGCAGTAGCAATTAAGATGGGGGCTACAAAAGCTGACTTTGATAATACTGTCGCAATTCATCCGACTGGATCAGAAGAATTTGTAACAATGCGCTAA
- a CDS encoding WxL domain-containing protein — protein MKLTKLITTSAIILTALSTASVALAADGGVYESNGSIEFVPFDGITPPVDPENPDPNKPVQPIDPTNPDETPNPGTAGPLSIDYASSLDFGKNKITNRDETYHANAVKLSDGRFVSNYVQISDNRGSNAGWSLTVKQEGQLKNETAMNKELTGSVIKLISPVAASVSEGILAPKVETITLDPTGEASMVMNAADGAGAGTWVDRFGTVEEVTEGTETVQKNKAITLEIPGKTPKDAVKYTTKLTWTLTDTPTNN, from the coding sequence ATGAAATTAACTAAATTAATCACAACATCAGCAATTATCTTAACAGCACTAAGCACAGCATCAGTAGCGTTAGCAGCAGACGGCGGCGTATATGAATCAAACGGTTCGATTGAATTTGTGCCATTTGATGGCATTACACCACCAGTTGATCCAGAAAATCCAGACCCTAACAAACCGGTTCAACCAATCGATCCAACAAATCCAGATGAAACGCCAAATCCAGGAACAGCTGGACCGTTGAGTATTGATTACGCTTCTAGTTTAGATTTTGGAAAAAATAAAATTACAAACCGTGATGAAACTTATCATGCAAATGCAGTTAAATTAAGCGATGGTCGTTTTGTTTCAAACTATGTTCAAATTTCAGATAACCGCGGAAGCAATGCAGGTTGGTCATTGACAGTGAAACAAGAAGGTCAATTAAAAAATGAAACAGCGATGAACAAAGAATTGACAGGTTCAGTTATTAAATTGATAAGTCCAGTAGCAGCAAGTGTTTCAGAAGGAATCTTAGCACCTAAAGTAGAAACTATTACACTAGATCCAACGGGTGAAGCCTCAATGGTGATGAATGCAGCAGATGGAGCAGGTGCGGGTACTTGGGTTGACCGTTTCGGAACCGTTGAAGAAGTAACAGAAGGAACTGAAACCGTTCAAAAAAATAAAGCAATCACTTTAGAAATTCCAGGTAAAACACCAAAAGATGCAGTGAAATATACAACAAAATTAACGTGGACATTAACAGATACACCAACAAACAACTAA
- a CDS encoding helix-turn-helix domain-containing protein: MEPLMDKVIDRKIKLLKRLNSNEVFFSLAELAEFLDLSVKTTILELTEAKEYLEKWRDEIQLIKQKTNYKLIKKNTFNIEIVYSDLKKKSFFYLFYTTLFFEKHESATAFSRNYFFSYSHFYKKKMALSHYLKNFDLNFENEPLKIIGKEIKIRFFSYHFFWEHYESMNWPFLNINQSLITRQLKEAEALLKVDLTEPSREQIVYWIGIQKTRIETQHILPEIGLFHEIAAASPSYKRLVPWLKKIIATTTNELTEYERKNEMEFLYFIFFLIAQPQVGGSLIEDIQIEQLPDSNLYKQSQGYLKQFYRIFQVTSSEEVHLMEGAFFEALFYHNYLNDPFISYLQFDEKLHTVPSLFKEKFQAFYLVGKRTKASIDTRFYHYIQQLLSTIIESNHYRPRLYVNLISKKGKIEEKLLIQEIKKMPYNLEINKKAQELSDCIISDSIEIKENNGSVFYWNSSPTKAEWEKLAQQLQQVEKNKIDQMSFLFNSK; this comes from the coding sequence ATGGAACCTTTAATGGATAAAGTAATTGATCGGAAAATAAAGTTATTAAAACGTTTAAATTCAAACGAGGTTTTTTTTTCATTAGCCGAATTAGCTGAGTTTCTTGATTTGAGCGTAAAAACAACTATTTTAGAACTGACAGAAGCAAAAGAATATCTAGAGAAATGGCGGGATGAAATTCAATTAATCAAACAAAAAACGAACTATAAATTAATAAAAAAAAATACATTCAACATCGAAATCGTTTATTCAGATTTAAAAAAGAAATCTTTTTTCTATTTATTTTATACAACTCTTTTCTTTGAAAAGCACGAAAGCGCAACAGCATTTTCTAGAAATTATTTTTTTAGTTACAGTCATTTCTATAAGAAGAAAATGGCGTTAAGTCATTACTTAAAAAACTTTGATTTAAACTTTGAAAATGAGCCGTTAAAAATAATAGGGAAAGAAATCAAGATTCGCTTTTTTTCCTATCATTTTTTTTGGGAGCATTACGAAAGTATGAATTGGCCCTTTTTAAACATCAATCAATCACTTATTACACGACAGCTAAAAGAGGCAGAAGCACTTCTTAAAGTGGACTTAACGGAGCCTTCAAGAGAACAGATAGTGTATTGGATTGGCATTCAAAAGACCAGAATAGAAACGCAGCATATACTTCCAGAAATCGGTTTATTTCATGAGATAGCAGCAGCCAGTCCGAGTTATAAACGCTTAGTGCCGTGGCTTAAAAAAATAATAGCCACAACAACTAACGAATTAACCGAATATGAAAGAAAAAATGAGATGGAATTTTTATACTTTATTTTCTTTTTGATTGCCCAACCACAGGTGGGAGGAAGTCTAATTGAAGACATTCAAATAGAGCAATTACCCGATTCCAACTTATACAAGCAATCTCAAGGATATTTAAAACAGTTTTACCGTATTTTTCAAGTGACTTCATCAGAAGAAGTGCACCTAATGGAAGGGGCATTTTTCGAAGCGTTGTTTTATCACAATTATTTAAACGATCCATTTATTTCCTACTTGCAGTTTGATGAAAAGCTTCATACAGTACCTTCATTGTTTAAAGAAAAATTTCAAGCCTTTTATTTAGTTGGAAAAAGAACGAAAGCCTCAATAGATACACGGTTTTATCATTACATTCAGCAATTATTAAGCACCATTATTGAAAGCAATCATTATCGACCAAGATTATATGTGAACCTCATATCCAAAAAAGGAAAGATTGAAGAAAAATTGTTAATCCAAGAAATTAAAAAAATGCCGTACAATTTGGAAATTAATAAAAAAGCTCAAGAACTTAGCGATTGTATTATTAGCGATAGCATTGAAATTAAAGAAAACAATGGGAGCGTCTTTTACTGGAATAGTTCACCTACAAAAGCAGAATGGGAGAAATTGGCACAGCAACTACAACAAGTAGAAAAAAACAAAATTGACCAAATGTCATTTTTATTTAATAGCAAGTAA
- a CDS encoding DUF916 and DUF3324 domain-containing protein, whose protein sequence is MKKLVKILSIITLTFSFIGFYAKTAQGAELNFAVEPVIPDNQIDKTKTYFDLKMTPGKNQLVEINLRNDTEKEVIVEPKVTSATTNLNGVVEYGPTKEKQDSTLNYQLSDLVEVDKSIKIPAKSSVVLPLAVTMPEEEFDGILAGGITLQEKQETKENAASDDKGLSIQNNYAYVVAMVLSVNDKAVDPLLKLNKVEAGQVNARNVINATIQNTTPVYVNQLSVQSKIIYKGNTKTLYRSSKEAMQMAPNSHFAYPISLEGKKLEAGEYTLEMTAKSKDNVWKWKKDFTISAEVAKELNTKDVQIKDPSYWLYILIGVILLAIALLIFILYRRRKKQKEEAERRKKMAQKRKKRQAMETRKRKNKNE, encoded by the coding sequence ATGAAAAAATTAGTTAAGATACTTAGTATAATCACACTTACCTTTAGTTTTATTGGATTTTATGCTAAAACAGCCCAAGGAGCAGAACTCAATTTTGCCGTAGAACCTGTTATTCCTGACAATCAAATCGATAAAACCAAGACATATTTTGATTTAAAAATGACACCTGGAAAAAATCAATTAGTAGAAATAAATTTAAGAAATGATACAGAAAAAGAGGTAATCGTAGAGCCGAAAGTAACAAGTGCAACCACTAACTTAAATGGAGTAGTGGAGTATGGTCCAACTAAAGAAAAACAAGATTCAACATTGAACTACCAATTGAGTGATTTAGTAGAAGTTGATAAATCAATTAAAATACCCGCTAAAAGTAGCGTTGTATTGCCACTAGCAGTGACGATGCCTGAAGAAGAATTTGACGGTATTTTAGCCGGTGGAATTACGCTACAAGAAAAACAAGAAACAAAAGAAAACGCAGCAAGTGATGACAAAGGTCTTTCTATTCAAAATAATTATGCTTATGTAGTGGCGATGGTTTTAAGTGTCAATGATAAAGCCGTAGATCCTTTATTAAAACTCAACAAAGTAGAGGCTGGACAAGTAAATGCACGAAATGTCATCAATGCCACCATTCAAAATACAACTCCAGTTTACGTTAATCAGTTATCAGTTCAATCCAAAATCATTTACAAAGGCAACACAAAAACCTTGTATCGTTCTTCAAAAGAAGCCATGCAGATGGCTCCTAATTCCCATTTTGCTTATCCCATTTCATTAGAAGGAAAAAAACTGGAAGCTGGCGAATACACACTAGAAATGACAGCAAAATCTAAAGACAATGTCTGGAAATGGAAAAAAGATTTTACGATTTCAGCAGAAGTTGCAAAAGAGCTCAATACAAAGGATGTCCAAATTAAAGACCCTTCTTATTGGCTGTACATCCTCATTGGTGTCATTCTATTAGCTATTGCCCTTCTTATTTTCATCCTATACAGACGTCGCAAGAAACAAAAAGAAGAAGCTGAAAGAAGAAAGAAAATGGCTCAAAAACGTAAAAAACGCCAAGCAATGGAAACTAGAAAAAGAAAAAACAAAAACGAGTAA
- a CDS encoding DUF916 and DUF3324 domain-containing protein: protein MKKSNIFSLMTAMAIVMLIVLSKPVEAETGMPISVNAVLPENQFNKQVSYFYLKMEPGDEQEIELKLGNSSNEDQKVEVTLTPAITNDNGIIAYPDDVKKVDSSLVHPFTSIATTDKDVTVPANSETSVKIKLKMPTEEYEGMIAGGINVKLKETKDDGEKKNETGMKIKNVLTYNIGVVLVENETIVVPEMKLNKVFAGQVMGTNTIKTNLSNTKATPIEELEIAVKIYTEKGKEPLFEEQKKNLRMAPNSNFNFGVGLGNQAYKAGNYRIVINAKSDPADKKWSFEKEFTIDRETAKKLNATASDLEKDNTLYYIIGGSVLLILLIVLLYFIKRYKANQKKKREQERKRRKAHAVRKQKAANANSQTRKKRPTTSIRKNENSRQTKSTRPKSTHKPKQNQEND, encoded by the coding sequence ATGAAAAAATCAAACATTTTTTCTTTGATGACAGCAATGGCCATAGTCATGCTAATAGTTTTATCAAAACCTGTAGAAGCAGAAACAGGGATGCCAATATCTGTAAATGCCGTGTTACCAGAAAATCAGTTTAACAAGCAAGTTTCTTACTTCTATTTAAAAATGGAGCCAGGAGACGAACAAGAAATTGAATTAAAATTAGGAAACAGCTCTAATGAAGATCAAAAGGTTGAAGTAACCCTCACTCCTGCTATTACAAATGACAATGGCATTATTGCCTATCCAGACGATGTAAAAAAAGTGGATTCTTCATTAGTTCATCCCTTTACATCAATTGCAACCACAGACAAAGACGTGACCGTACCTGCGAACAGCGAAACATCTGTTAAAATAAAGTTAAAAATGCCAACGGAAGAATACGAAGGCATGATTGCAGGCGGCATTAACGTAAAATTAAAAGAAACAAAAGACGATGGTGAAAAGAAAAACGAGACAGGTATGAAAATAAAAAATGTCTTAACGTATAATATCGGTGTTGTTCTAGTTGAGAATGAAACCATAGTTGTGCCAGAAATGAAACTAAACAAGGTTTTTGCAGGACAAGTGATGGGAACAAATACCATCAAAACAAACCTATCAAATACAAAAGCGACCCCAATTGAAGAATTGGAAATAGCTGTGAAAATTTATACAGAAAAAGGCAAAGAGCCTTTATTTGAAGAACAAAAAAAAAATCTACGAATGGCGCCCAATTCAAATTTCAATTTCGGAGTGGGTCTGGGAAATCAAGCGTATAAAGCTGGAAACTATCGCATTGTAATCAACGCTAAATCTGATCCAGCAGACAAAAAATGGTCTTTTGAAAAAGAATTTACCATTGACCGAGAAACTGCAAAAAAACTAAATGCAACAGCAAGCGATCTTGAAAAAGACAATACGCTTTATTACATCATTGGTGGTAGCGTACTCCTTATCTTACTAATCGTACTCCTCTATTTCATTAAACGTTACAAAGCAAATCAAAAGAAGAAACGTGAACAAGAACGCAAACGTCGTAAGGCACACGCAGTCAGAAAACAAAAGGCAGCTAATGCAAATAGTCAAACTAGAAAAAAAAGACCTACAACATCCATTAGAAAAAATGAAAATTCACGTCAAACTAAATCAACTAGACCTAAATCAACTCATAAACCCAAGCAAAATCAAGAAAATGACTAA
- a CDS encoding LPXTG cell wall anchor domain-containing protein, with the protein MKKHSCLIAVILILTFSMGDKKVSAAETNAYQSNGEVEFYGVYEEPTEEDPLVDPTLPSTNGQGNVPVNSGVTNGAKLPQTGDQSPISFFVIGGVILCWNGYLLYHRFQLKNKL; encoded by the coding sequence ATGAAAAAACATAGTTGCTTAATCGCAGTCATCCTAATTTTAACTTTTTCCATGGGGGATAAAAAAGTATCTGCAGCTGAAACAAATGCATATCAGTCTAATGGGGAAGTTGAATTTTATGGAGTTTATGAAGAACCAACAGAAGAAGACCCATTGGTTGACCCTACTTTGCCAAGTACAAATGGGCAAGGTAATGTACCAGTAAACAGTGGGGTGACCAACGGAGCTAAACTACCGCAAACAGGTGATCAATCACCAATCAGTTTTTTTGTTATCGGGGGAGTCATTTTATGTTGGAATGGATATTTGCTCTATCATCGATTTCAACTAAAAAATAAATTATAA
- a CDS encoding class A sortase: protein MSSQKKKNQKIKDYLQLTSIVLAIGIGLCFILTPWLKNELIASNSNRYLTKEYKPNEWIANTKKPAIFDYESIQPPTIKEIAVQVITPKPDLIIGQLTIENLNLNLPIFKGMTNQNLLSGVGTMSEQQEMGVGNYALAGHHLYDESLLFGPLLKIKEGMLIQLTNQTEEYTYQVLNTKLVHESELSILANQGDNRLTLVTCDVPFQTDKRWIVTAILVHQDQGIKDEKGTTLSEPAKAYQKVEKKFLNQSRKSQFKLVGWQIVLCLILMLIVTFSIIKRYRNNIRRNKNKEANGKVNRLIGKIKVK from the coding sequence ATGAGTAGTCAAAAAAAGAAAAACCAGAAAATAAAAGACTATCTTCAACTTACTTCGATTGTTTTAGCAATTGGAATTGGCTTGTGTTTTATTTTGACACCATGGTTGAAAAATGAATTAATCGCAAGCAACTCCAACCGTTATCTCACTAAAGAATATAAGCCAAATGAATGGATTGCCAACACTAAAAAACCTGCGATCTTTGATTATGAAAGCATTCAGCCTCCCACAATCAAAGAGATTGCGGTTCAAGTAATAACCCCAAAACCGGACTTAATCATTGGTCAGTTGACGATTGAAAACTTAAATTTAAATTTACCAATTTTTAAAGGTATGACCAATCAAAATTTACTTTCTGGTGTGGGGACGATGAGTGAGCAACAAGAGATGGGCGTAGGAAACTATGCCTTAGCTGGGCATCATTTATATGACGAATCACTATTATTTGGTCCTCTTTTAAAAATAAAAGAAGGAATGCTCATTCAACTAACCAATCAAACAGAAGAGTATACCTATCAAGTCTTAAATACCAAACTGGTTCACGAGTCAGAACTATCAATTTTAGCGAATCAAGGAGATAATCGTTTAACTTTAGTTACATGTGATGTTCCTTTTCAAACAGATAAACGCTGGATTGTTACAGCTATTTTAGTCCATCAAGATCAAGGGATTAAAGATGAGAAAGGAACCACCTTATCAGAACCAGCCAAAGCCTATCAAAAAGTTGAAAAAAAGTTTCTAAATCAATCTAGGAAAAGCCAATTTAAATTAGTTGGTTGGCAGATCGTTCTGTGCCTAATCTTAATGCTAATCGTTACATTTAGCATTATTAAGCGATATAGAAACAACATTCGCAGAAATAAAAATAAGGAAGCAAATGGTAAGGTCAACCGTTTGATAGGAAAAATTAAAGTTAAATGA